One segment of Pasteurella skyensis DNA contains the following:
- the rdgC gene encoding recombination-associated protein RdgC, translating to MYWFKNVMIYRLTSPLEISSDELETKLQTNKYHPCSQSEMSKFGWGTPLVTSDLLHFNLQKQFLLVSHKEEKILPAPVIKAEMEERIAVLEEKENRKLKKTEKQAIKDDVVAMLLPRAFSKHQHTAIWLDLETQLVYVDSASSKRAEDTLALLRKTLGSLPVVPISFTLQPSEVMTNWVAKGHTPNWLTLLEEAELKSFDTESVIRCKRQDLETEEIGLHLTAGKYVTKLALEWEEHFSFVLNDDATLSRVKYADEIKEQNDDILKEDIAQRFDADFVLMTGELKQFTINLIEEFGGIKERL from the coding sequence ATGTATTGGTTTAAAAATGTGATGATTTATCGTTTAACTTCACCACTTGAAATAAGCAGTGATGAGTTGGAAACAAAACTGCAAACAAATAAATATCATCCTTGCTCTCAAAGTGAAATGAGTAAATTTGGATGGGGAACGCCATTAGTTACCAGTGATTTGTTGCATTTCAATTTACAAAAGCAATTTTTATTAGTTTCACATAAAGAAGAGAAAATCTTACCAGCTCCTGTGATTAAAGCAGAGATGGAAGAACGCATTGCTGTTTTGGAAGAAAAAGAAAACCGTAAGTTGAAAAAAACGGAGAAACAAGCGATTAAAGATGATGTAGTAGCAATGCTGTTACCTCGTGCTTTTAGCAAACATCAACATACCGCAATTTGGTTGGATTTAGAAACGCAATTAGTTTACGTGGATAGTGCATCAAGTAAGCGTGCTGAAGATACCTTAGCATTATTACGCAAAACCTTAGGTTCTTTACCTGTTGTGCCAATTTCATTTACTTTACAACCGAGTGAAGTAATGACAAATTGGGTTGCGAAAGGGCATACACCAAATTGGTTAACTTTATTGGAAGAAGCAGAATTAAAATCCTTTGATACTGAAAGTGTTATACGTTGTAAACGCCAAGATTTAGAAACCGAAGAAATTGGTTTACATTTAACTGCAGGGAAATATGTCACCAAATTAGCATTGGAATGGGAAGAACATTTTTCTTTTGTACTCAATGATGATGCAACCCTTTCTCGTGTAAAATATGCCGATGAAATCAAAGAACAAAATGATGATATTTTGAAAGAAGATATTGCACAACGTTTTGATGCTGATTTTGTTTTAATGACTGGTGAACTGAAACAATTTACCATAAATCTTATTGAAGAATTTGGTGGTATTAAAGAGCGTTTATAA
- the cmr1 gene encoding type III-B CRISPR module RAMP protein Cmr1: MNISGNIKGNLPTTLTATYKIITPMFIGDAEQNASWISPMSFKGALRFWWRALAWGRVRSKPEYNSDELALKQLHHEEAELFGSSADNLDKKMIKILRKLMGVVL; encoded by the coding sequence ATGAATATTTCTGGTAATATAAAGGGAAATCTCCCTACCACCCTAACCGCTACCTATAAAATTATTACACCGATGTTCATTGGCGATGCAGAACAAAATGCCAGTTGGATTTCCCCGATGTCATTTAAAGGTGCATTGCGTTTTTGGTGGCGAGCGTTGGCTTGGGGGCGGGTAAGGTCGAAACCTGAGTATAATTCTGATGAATTAGCACTCAAGCAATTACATCATGAAGAGGCTGAGTTATTTGGTAGTAGTGCCGATAATCTAGATAAAAAAATGATAAAAATTCTCCGAAAACTTATGGGCGTGGTGCTGTAA
- a CDS encoding RAMP superfamily CRISPR-associated protein — protein sequence MSKEELEDQYNAHQNSAGYALGQGLTQYHKKQGNDPARTVYLRNAVKPNSSFTVDLMFKDIQDKELSEEEQKELNEIIKNELKNSLLLLGLLGGLGSKNRRGLGSLTITELTGVNIPADKEQLVKFLEEIKHYGILSESPADIIVKDGEQNAWTTLKTMSHDMQMFRGWGFSFNGGTHKINGYNAEHNSYFNKQNDHDLIYQFLDSPHQSSLPSSFAFGLPRNYGLSNGGHRVEIKFEPRAKTATGNIDKKHKRSRRASSVITHIHQFPNGHFLSIQTIMYGKLFPDNDEVVFSRKIGRHFQEQSTVNFQGYQSNIFDEYKKYLETKQWKLI from the coding sequence ATAAGTAAAGAAGAGCTAGAAGATCAATACAATGCTCATCAAAATTCTGCAGGTTATGCACTTGGGCAAGGACTAACACAATATCATAAAAAGCAAGGCAATGATCCTGCTAGGACAGTCTATTTAAGGAATGCTGTTAAGCCGAATAGTTCTTTTACTGTCGATTTAATGTTTAAAGACATTCAAGATAAAGAACTATCCGAGGAAGAGCAAAAAGAACTGAATGAAATTATCAAGAATGAGTTAAAAAATAGCTTATTACTTCTAGGTTTATTGGGCGGATTAGGAAGTAAAAACCGCAGAGGCTTAGGTTCGCTTACAATTACTGAACTGACAGGAGTAAATATTCCTGCTGATAAAGAACAGTTGGTTAAATTTCTTGAAGAAATCAAGCACTATGGCATATTAAGTGAATCTCCAGCCGATATTATTGTCAAAGACGGTGAACAAAATGCTTGGACTACCTTGAAAACAATGAGTCACGATATGCAAATGTTTAGAGGCTGGGGATTTTCTTTCAATGGTGGCACTCATAAAATCAATGGATATAATGCAGAGCACAATAGTTACTTTAACAAACAAAACGACCATGACTTAATTTATCAATTCTTGGATAGCCCACATCAAAGTAGTTTACCTTCTAGTTTTGCATTCGGTTTACCGAGAAATTATGGTTTATCTAACGGTGGGCATAGAGTAGAAATTAAGTTTGAACCTAGAGCCAAAACAGCAACAGGCAATATTGATAAAAAACACAAACGTTCTCGTCGTGCATCATCAGTTATTACACATATTCATCAATTCCCTAACGGTCATTTCCTATCTATTCAAACCATAATGTACGGTAAATTATTTCCTGATAACGATGAAGTCGTATTTAGCCGAAAAATAGGTCGTCATTTTCAGGAACAATCCACAGTTAATTTCCAAGGCTATCAAAGTAATATTTTTGATGAATACAAAAAATATTTAGAGACAAAACAATGGAAACTAATTTAG
- the cas10 gene encoding type III-B CRISPR-associated protein Cas10/Cmr2, which translates to MNKTNKQYFHFTLGPVQSFVGQARRTRDFWAGSFLLSWLSGVAMLSVIKQQRDLVNEELDIDEIILFPKADKQFLTVIEKGCQDDNFAPKQGGIPNRFKAEVHQNFDGSKVVSDVQDAWKALANTIYQYDIEKYKNQLSLERTREIWQEQVENFWEMTWVIVDTIENSSALDRRKNWRIHYLPDQRGIKCSLMGDWQELSGIEGVSKNDNEARKLFWTTVLNSKDKTIADYGENEFLCAMAFIKRRFIRYFDKGFSLTNSETNIPKEKGTLEAIYGWELKNEVPSVNYIAAANWWANILRKCNQDNQQHLIDFFDAFKSNDGNGKLCELNEYNSSVKSIEEAIKNNSHIQHLEIKNELSSIDGVLFYKSALENPHNFPKQEGKPNNTEHPELNPQAQKVATALGELIKNFAIGDPSPFYAILMMDGDSLGKQMSDRKKQKYITHALDTFTNKVEEIVSKNNGFLIYAGGDDVLALLPIEDALNCAKKIRSEYENCFKNENAEANKEDVNIDYSISAAIVYSHINNPLSNALHDIHSLLDDVAKEKTGRNALAVQVCKQSGTVLTWTKP; encoded by the coding sequence ATGAACAAAACTAACAAACAATACTTCCACTTCACCCTAGGGCCAGTGCAATCATTCGTTGGACAAGCGCGACGCACACGCGATTTTTGGGCAGGATCGTTTTTACTGTCGTGGTTATCGGGCGTGGCGATGTTATCGGTGATTAAACAGCAACGTGACCTTGTCAATGAAGAGCTCGATATTGATGAGATTATTTTGTTTCCAAAGGCGGATAAGCAGTTTTTGACTGTAATTGAGAAAGGTTGTCAAGATGACAATTTTGCACCTAAACAAGGTGGCATTCCCAATCGTTTTAAAGCCGAAGTACATCAAAATTTTGATGGTAGTAAAGTTGTTTCCGATGTGCAAGATGCTTGGAAAGCCTTAGCTAATACAATTTATCAATATGATATAGAAAAATATAAAAACCAATTATCGTTAGAAAGAACCCGTGAAATATGGCAAGAGCAAGTCGAAAATTTCTGGGAAATGACATGGGTTATCGTCGATACTATTGAAAATAGCAGTGCCTTAGACCGCCGTAAAAATTGGCGTATACATTATTTACCAGATCAAAGAGGCATTAAATGCTCACTTATGGGTGATTGGCAAGAATTATCTGGTATTGAAGGGGTGAGCAAGAATGATAATGAAGCTCGTAAACTTTTTTGGACAACGGTTTTAAATTCAAAAGATAAAACCATTGCCGATTATGGTGAAAACGAATTTTTATGTGCGATGGCGTTTATTAAACGTCGCTTTATTCGATATTTTGATAAAGGGTTTTCTTTGACTAATAGTGAAACTAACATTCCCAAAGAAAAGGGGACGCTTGAGGCAATATATGGCTGGGAATTAAAAAATGAAGTTCCCTCTGTGAATTATATAGCTGCTGCGAATTGGTGGGCTAACATTTTAAGAAAGTGCAATCAAGACAATCAACAACACTTGATAGATTTCTTTGATGCCTTTAAGTCTAATGATGGAAATGGAAAGTTATGTGAACTGAACGAATATAACTCAAGCGTCAAGTCTATAGAAGAGGCGATTAAAAACAACTCCCACATACAACATTTAGAAATTAAAAACGAGTTATCTAGTATCGATGGTGTACTATTCTACAAAAGTGCGTTAGAAAATCCCCACAATTTCCCTAAGCAAGAAGGAAAACCAAATAATACTGAACATCCAGAACTAAACCCTCAGGCGCAAAAAGTCGCCACAGCCTTAGGTGAGCTAATTAAAAATTTTGCTATTGGCGATCCTAGCCCATTTTATGCCATTTTAATGATGGATGGTGATAGTTTAGGCAAGCAAATGAGTGATAGAAAAAAGCAGAAGTATATTACTCATGCATTAGATACTTTCACCAATAAGGTTGAAGAGATTGTTTCTAAGAATAACGGTTTTTTAATTTACGCTGGTGGCGATGATGTATTAGCACTATTGCCGATTGAAGATGCGTTAAATTGTGCGAAAAAGATTCGAAGTGAGTACGAAAATTGCTTCAAAAATGAAAATGCTGAAGCAAATAAAGAAGATGTAAATATTGATTACTCCATCTCAGCTGCAATCGTTTATTCACACATTAATAATCCACTAAGCAATGCTTTGCACGATATTCATAGCCTACTTGATGATGTGGCAAAAGAAAAAACTGGCAGAAACGCACTGGCGGTACAAGTATGCAAGCAAAGCGGCACGGTACTGACTTGGACAAAACCTTAG
- the cmr3 gene encoding type III-B CRISPR module-associated protein Cmr3, protein MSHSFQHYLFEPIDSWFFREARSMDSSGTNTLSSLFPPPTKTLLGAIRHHIGEKYNADKGKTWKDLETGELRKIIGYGEDYEGSSFQAQGSWLFYNDQLYFPASACLVKKADNQGYGFFQLKQDEKEKILASDMGNKNFVRCDAGDKPLENYWLSRTGWELVLRGMLPAEAELLAKEDILIGEPRLGIGLENKSTQKGMLYTTEHIRLKDKDNKDIKVYLGVDIGEENKNYLPDSQLIRFGGEARMAEMKKDKNDDQRFSLPEMTLFDESNCDNNEVILVVYLLTPMPVANLEKVINNAQTQIMIDGIQSDIETAIIGKVQRFGGWDMVNHKPSPLRSYLPAGSCWYIRCNPTTAKELLKKQGAYLTRGNEKVQGYGQILIGLNPTISK, encoded by the coding sequence ATGAGTCATTCATTTCAGCATTACCTATTCGAACCAATAGACTCGTGGTTTTTCCGCGAGGCACGCAGTATGGATAGTAGCGGAACCAATACCTTATCTAGCCTGTTCCCACCACCAACTAAAACATTGTTAGGTGCTATTCGCCATCATATTGGTGAAAAATACAATGCAGACAAGGGCAAAACTTGGAAAGACTTAGAAACGGGTGAGTTAAGAAAAATCATTGGTTATGGCGAAGACTATGAAGGTAGTTCATTCCAAGCTCAAGGTTCTTGGCTCTTTTATAACGATCAGTTGTATTTTCCTGCTTCTGCTTGTTTGGTCAAAAAAGCCGATAATCAAGGCTACGGATTTTTCCAACTTAAGCAAGATGAAAAGGAAAAAATTCTAGCCAGCGATATGGGTAATAAGAATTTTGTTCGTTGTGATGCAGGCGACAAACCTTTGGAAAACTATTGGTTAAGTCGCACAGGCTGGGAGCTGGTGTTGCGGGGGATGCTACCTGCTGAAGCAGAATTGCTTGCAAAAGAAGATATTCTTATCGGAGAACCACGTTTAGGAATTGGTCTAGAAAATAAATCGACCCAAAAGGGTATGTTATACACCACTGAGCATATCCGATTAAAAGATAAGGACAATAAGGATATTAAGGTTTACTTGGGCGTCGATATAGGTGAAGAGAATAAAAATTACCTACCTGATTCACAACTTATTCGCTTTGGTGGTGAGGCGAGAATGGCAGAGATGAAGAAAGACAAAAATGATGACCAGCGTTTTTCTTTACCTGAGATGACATTGTTTGATGAATCGAATTGTGACAATAATGAGGTTATTCTTGTTGTTTATTTGTTAACCCCCATGCCAGTAGCTAATTTAGAGAAAGTTATCAACAATGCACAAACTCAAATAATGATTGATGGTATTCAGAGCGATATTGAAACAGCCATTATCGGTAAAGTGCAACGCTTTGGCGGTTGGGATATGGTAAATCATAAACCTAGTCCCTTGCGAAGCTATTTACCAGCAGGTAGCTGTTGGTACATTCGTTGTAATCCAACAACAGCAAAAGAACTGTTAAAAAAACAAGGTGCGTACCTAACTAGGGGAAATGAAAAAGTTCAAGGTTACGGACAAATTTTAATTGGATTAAATCCCACAATATCAAAATAA
- the cmr4 gene encoding type III-B CRISPR module RAMP protein Cmr4: MSIQKSAIIALHAQTSIHAGANDGDGVVDLPIQRESHTAYPCIFGSSMKGALRAFAEVNMNDDKTKKLFGPKSSMSSNAGEMGELLISDARLLLLPIRSLTGQFRWVTCPAIIERLCRDIERFFPSQSKIDIKLEVNEGEVLTFQKSDEKLQKLFLEEYAFTVKKIEKDDMLNLLKSFLNDRHHLTEQLAIVDNDSFSYLCRYATPVNSRNVLNTDTKTSDNLWYEETLPSETIMYLGLVGKNDISLITKLLEEKKYLQVGGNETVGMGWCSVKTIDIKEV; the protein is encoded by the coding sequence ATGAGTATACAAAAATCAGCGATAATCGCACTCCACGCCCAAACTTCCATCCATGCAGGTGCCAATGATGGCGATGGCGTGGTGGACTTACCTATACAACGCGAGTCTCATACCGCTTATCCGTGTATTTTCGGTTCAAGTATGAAAGGTGCGTTACGTGCTTTTGCCGAAGTAAATATGAATGATGATAAAACGAAAAAGCTTTTTGGACCAAAATCAAGTATGAGCTCAAATGCAGGAGAAATGGGAGAATTGCTCATCTCTGATGCACGATTATTACTGTTACCTATTCGCTCATTAACGGGGCAATTTCGTTGGGTGACTTGCCCCGCTATTATTGAGCGTTTATGCCGAGATATAGAACGGTTTTTTCCCAGCCAGAGTAAAATCGATATCAAACTTGAGGTGAATGAAGGCGAGGTACTCACTTTTCAAAAATCCGACGAAAAATTGCAAAAATTATTTTTGGAAGAATATGCCTTTACAGTGAAAAAGATTGAAAAAGACGACATGTTGAACCTGCTTAAATCTTTTTTAAACGACAGACATCACTTAACAGAACAACTCGCCATCGTAGATAATGATAGCTTTAGTTATTTATGCCGTTATGCTACCCCAGTCAACTCAAGAAATGTACTTAATACTGACACAAAAACCTCCGATAACTTGTGGTACGAAGAGACCTTGCCATCGGAGACCATTATGTATTTGGGACTAGTTGGAAAAAATGATATTTCACTCATCACTAAGCTGTTAGAGGAAAAGAAATATCTGCAAGTTGGCGGTAATGAAACTGTTGGTATGGGCTGGTGTAGCGTTAAAACAATAGATATTAAGGAGGTTTAA
- the cmr5 gene encoding type III-B CRISPR module-associated protein Cmr5, whose amino-acid sequence MPIQTIEQERAKYALEKVQAVNPRDFDEWKARANEMPAMIQMNGLGQTVAFYLSKGGVHKQMYEILSDWLCKEKTNPNVEWKYANIEIYEKKLIDGITQGDMKTYRVAQAEAQALLIWVKKFSKAYC is encoded by the coding sequence ATGCCAATTCAAACGATTGAACAAGAGCGTGCTAAATATGCTTTAGAAAAAGTGCAAGCTGTTAATCCCAGAGATTTTGATGAATGGAAAGCTCGTGCCAATGAAATGCCTGCGATGATACAGATGAATGGTTTAGGGCAAACGGTAGCGTTTTATCTGTCTAAGGGTGGTGTGCATAAACAGATGTATGAGATTTTGTCTGATTGGTTATGTAAAGAAAAAACTAATCCTAATGTGGAATGGAAGTATGCCAACATCGAAATTTATGAGAAAAAACTGATTGACGGTATCACCCAAGGCGATATGAAAACCTACCGCGTGGCACAAGCTGAGGCGCAAGCCTTGTTGATTTGGGTGAAAAAATTTAGCAAAGCCTATTGCTAG
- the cmr6 gene encoding type III-B CRISPR module RAMP protein Cmr6, with protein MGLPIYSTNSPNAEHLLPDMGQANKGLRFERFFNKYNIGEHSIDKFKPNEDAKKDFLKVFVNACGDREALKCYAQNQMALANAQGGNGKVYQLDGHFVTGMGNAHPVENGLLWHYTLGVPYLSGSQVKGLVRSLIEQYYQADDKTDILLKWFGSEDKDPQKQKRDNQVGELIFFDAIPIVQPTLSVDIMTPHMGDWYAKGGDISNVTRDSDKIPADWHDPNPIPFLAVKEAKFLFTIAKRPKSDIDIEDVFKCLDQALMYCGAGAKTQTGYGVMSFSKEETKSLTEIIDTAKKQAEESKKLAEAKANASELQAKLLDDIVQNHWRDVNDKAKQHFTDSLKSEWLEALENNADDRGCIELLFEIANIHYAKQIKNPKNKKVKPHQREWILRLLALVER; from the coding sequence ATGGGATTACCAATTTATAGTACAAACTCACCAAATGCCGAGCATCTATTACCCGACATGGGGCAAGCGAATAAGGGGCTTCGTTTTGAACGTTTTTTCAACAAATATAATATAGGTGAGCATTCGATAGACAAGTTTAAGCCGAACGAAGATGCGAAAAAAGATTTCCTAAAAGTTTTTGTAAATGCTTGTGGTGATCGAGAAGCACTCAAATGCTATGCCCAAAACCAAATGGCATTGGCCAACGCACAAGGCGGCAACGGCAAAGTCTATCAACTTGACGGGCATTTCGTCACAGGTATGGGCAACGCTCACCCCGTCGAAAACGGTTTGCTGTGGCACTACACTTTGGGTGTGCCGTATTTATCAGGCAGTCAAGTTAAAGGCTTAGTTCGTTCGCTCATTGAGCAATATTACCAAGCCGATGATAAAACTGATATCTTGCTAAAATGGTTCGGTAGTGAAGACAAAGATCCCCAAAAGCAAAAAAGAGATAATCAAGTAGGCGAGCTTATCTTTTTTGATGCGATTCCTATCGTGCAACCGACTTTAAGCGTTGATATTATGACGCCACATATGGGCGATTGGTATGCCAAAGGTGGTGATATTAGCAATGTGACGAGAGACAGCGATAAAATCCCTGCCGACTGGCACGACCCTAACCCAATTCCGTTTTTAGCAGTGAAAGAGGCTAAATTTTTATTTACTATTGCTAAACGTCCCAAAAGCGATATTGATATAGAAGACGTTTTTAAGTGTCTCGACCAAGCGTTAATGTATTGTGGTGCAGGTGCAAAAACGCAAACGGGTTATGGGGTTATGTCTTTTTCCAAAGAGGAAACGAAAAGCTTAACTGAGATTATTGACACCGCCAAAAAACAGGCGGAAGAAAGTAAAAAATTAGCAGAAGCCAAAGCCAATGCCTCTGAACTACAAGCTAAATTACTAGATGACATCGTTCAAAATCATTGGAGAGATGTCAATGATAAGGCAAAACAACATTTTACTGATAGCTTAAAATCAGAGTGGTTGGAAGCATTAGAAAACAATGCTGATGATAGAGGTTGTATTGAACTATTGTTTGAAATTGCTAATATTCATTATGCAAAACAAATCAAAAACCCAAAAAATAAAAAAGTAAAACCACATCAGCGAGAATGGATTTTACGTTTGTTAGCATTAGTTGAGAGATAG
- the csx16 gene encoding CRISPR-associated protein Csx16 has product MTTYFISRHAGAKDWIAKQGIDIDKIQSHLDINDVSTGDTIIGTLPVQLVAEVCQRGAEYLHLTLNLPEHLRGKDLSPDDMDSIGAKLEAFIVHKVKK; this is encoded by the coding sequence ATGACCACCTACTTTATCAGTCGCCATGCAGGGGCAAAAGATTGGATTGCTAAGCAAGGCATAGATATTGACAAAATCCAATCTCACCTAGATATTAATGATGTAAGCACAGGCGATACCATTATCGGAACATTGCCCGTTCAACTAGTTGCTGAAGTTTGCCAGCGTGGGGCAGAATACCTGCATTTAACGCTAAATCTGCCCGAGCATTTGCGTGGTAAAGACTTATCACCTGACGATATGGATAGTATCGGAGCAAAATTAGAAGCGTTTATTGTCCATAAAGTTAAAAAATAA
- a CDS encoding SDR family NAD(P)-dependent oxidoreductase, translating into MKTILITGCSSGIGYETAKLLKQSGWRVLASCRKQEDVLRLQQEGFECLLLDVTDSQQINTAFETIQASGGLDAVFCNAGYGLPSMIEDVSRQDLRDIFETNVFGVWEVMNEALKIFHQQQHGKIIVTSSILGFAAMPFRGAYNSTKFAIEAMADTLRLELAGSNIFVSLLEPGPIQSNFRSNSAKQFEKLDVSESLYQETYQKHLKYFNTKENKNPFALPPSACAEVCLKILNAKKPKARYMVTFPTKLFWVLKRMLPTWLFDFVCRKSAG; encoded by the coding sequence ATGAAAACCATTTTAATTACAGGCTGTTCGTCAGGTATTGGTTATGAAACAGCAAAACTACTGAAACAATCAGGCTGGCGAGTGCTAGCAAGTTGTCGTAAACAAGAAGATGTGCTACGTTTACAACAAGAAGGCTTTGAATGTTTGTTACTTGATGTGACAGATTCACAACAAATCAACACTGCTTTTGAAACGATTCAAGCAAGCGGTGGCTTAGATGCTGTTTTTTGCAATGCGGGCTATGGTTTGCCAAGTATGATCGAAGATGTCTCTCGTCAGGATTTACGTGATATTTTTGAAACCAATGTATTTGGTGTATGGGAAGTGATGAATGAAGCACTAAAAATATTCCATCAACAACAACACGGCAAAATCATTGTTACCAGTAGTATTTTAGGCTTTGCCGCAATGCCTTTTCGAGGTGCTTACAACAGTACTAAATTTGCTATTGAAGCAATGGCGGATACCTTACGTTTGGAGCTAGCGGGTTCTAATATTTTTGTGAGTTTGCTCGAACCTGGTCCAATTCAAAGTAATTTCCGCTCTAACAGTGCCAAACAGTTTGAAAAACTTGATGTGAGTGAATCCCTCTATCAAGAAACTTATCAAAAACATTTAAAATACTTTAATACTAAAGAAAACAAAAACCCTTTTGCTCTGCCACCAAGTGCCTGTGCTGAAGTCTGTTTGAAAATTCTCAATGCAAAAAAACCGAAAGCCCGCTATATGGTAACTTTCCCAACTAAACTATTTTGGGTGCTAAAACGAATGCTACCTACTTGGTTGTTTGATTTTGTTTGTAGGAAGTCGGCTGGGTGA
- a CDS encoding nitroreductase family protein, whose translation MKDPLYLLQHRRSSKKFTDTAPNQMQLSNILKAALRVPDHGLLKPYHFVVIEKSGMHKLKQYLTAAALEFEMGENGLAKAESLSQTAPMIIGVVAKYSDKKPIPHWEQMLTAGCATYAIQLAANTQGFDTYWFTNNWVEGTALREAFGCKEEDKIIALIMIGEPADGEQVNVTRQCESAEPFVSYIK comes from the coding sequence ATGAAAGATCCATTATATTTACTACAACATCGTCGCTCGTCTAAAAAATTTACAGATACTGCTCCAAATCAGATGCAGTTGAGTAATATTTTAAAAGCCGCATTAAGAGTGCCTGATCACGGTTTATTAAAGCCTTATCACTTTGTGGTGATTGAAAAAAGTGGTATGCATAAGTTGAAACAATATTTAACGGCTGCTGCTCTTGAATTTGAGATGGGTGAGAATGGCTTAGCAAAAGCAGAAAGTTTAAGCCAAACAGCCCCAATGATTATTGGTGTAGTGGCAAAATATAGTGATAAAAAACCGATTCCACACTGGGAGCAAATGCTCACAGCGGGTTGTGCTACTTATGCTATTCAACTTGCAGCTAATACTCAAGGTTTTGATACCTATTGGTTTACCAATAACTGGGTTGAAGGAACTGCTTTGCGAGAAGCATTCGGTTGTAAAGAAGAAGATAAAATTATTGCATTAATTATGATTGGTGAACCTGCGGACGGTGAACAGGTAAATGTGACTCGCCAGTGTGAAAGTGCTGAGCCTTTTGTTAGTTATATTAAGTAA
- the prmB gene encoding 50S ribosomal protein L3 N(5)-glutamine methyltransferase, producing MSEYQYNLELLDEIQQENIADKLHSTLDFMRWAYSYFNASDLYYGHGYDNAWDEAQQLILTALHLPFDIPEKLFEARLTLAERLRLIDIVKQRLGFRKPIAYLTNCARFAELEFYVDERVLIPRSPIAELIQQRFTGLLHSEPQRILDMCTGSGCIAIACAEQFPNAEIDAVDLSIDALSVAEININNHQVSDRVIPIRSDLFNELPQDQYDLIISNPPYVDQQDLENMPEEYHHEPEMALGSGADGLDLVRRILVDAPNYLADNGVLICEVGNTMENLVEQFPDVPFNWLEFENGGFGVFSLTKEQLLMNQPVLRGYQ from the coding sequence ATGTCAGAATATCAATACAACCTTGAACTTTTAGATGAAATTCAGCAAGAGAATATTGCGGATAAATTACATTCTACGTTAGATTTTATGCGTTGGGCATATAGTTATTTTAATGCTTCAGACCTTTATTATGGACACGGTTATGATAATGCGTGGGACGAGGCTCAGCAGTTAATTTTAACCGCTTTGCATTTACCTTTTGATATACCAGAGAAACTCTTTGAGGCTCGTTTAACCTTAGCTGAAAGATTACGGCTTATTGATATTGTTAAACAGCGTTTAGGTTTTCGAAAACCTATTGCTTATCTGACTAATTGTGCAAGATTTGCAGAATTAGAATTTTATGTTGATGAGCGTGTGCTTATCCCTCGTTCCCCTATCGCAGAGTTGATTCAACAACGCTTCACTGGGCTACTTCATTCTGAACCGCAGCGTATTTTAGATATGTGTACTGGCAGTGGTTGTATTGCAATTGCTTGTGCCGAACAGTTTCCTAATGCTGAAATTGATGCGGTTGATCTCTCTATTGATGCGTTAAGCGTGGCTGAAATTAATATTAATAATCATCAGGTTAGCGATCGTGTTATTCCTATACGATCTGATTTATTCAATGAATTACCTCAAGATCAATATGATTTGATTATTAGTAATCCACCTTATGTCGATCAACAAGATTTAGAAAATATGCCTGAAGAATATCACCACGAACCTGAAATGGCTCTTGGTTCTGGTGCGGATGGTTTAGATTTGGTACGACGTATTTTAGTTGATGCACCTAATTATCTTGCCGATAACGGCGTGTTGATTTGTGAGGTGGGTAATACAATGGAAAATCTTGTGGAACAGTTCCCTGATGTACCTTTTAATTGGCTTGAATTTGAAAATGGTGGGTTTGGTGTCTTTAGTTTGACCAAAGAACAATTATTAATGAATCAACCTGTTTTGAGAGGTTATCAGTAA